In Pomacea canaliculata isolate SZHN2017 linkage group LG12, ASM307304v1, whole genome shotgun sequence, a single genomic region encodes these proteins:
- the LOC112576601 gene encoding gamma-secretase subunit Aph-1-like, whose amino-acid sequence MTVMEFFGCTFISFGPAFAMFLFTIARDPLRVIVLIASGFFWLLSLLLSSILWYAVVPLREELAFGLVFSVVFQEVFRFLFYKLLRKADDGLQKVSQVSESENVMPRDISNKHIMAYVSGLGFGILSGAFSIVNVLADMAGPGTIGIYQHSQYFFLASAFLTMCFILLHTFWGVIFFNGLDKGSYWMVAYVFGTHMLVSCLSLLNQGTTSETSYLASLIPAYIVMLITAVISFFVAGGSLYNIRAAFICRKGRYEID is encoded by the exons ATGACTGTCATGGAATTTTTTGGCTGCACCTTCATTTCCTTTGGACCAGCTTTTGCCATGTTCTTGTTTACCATTGCTAGAGATCCATTACGTGTCATTGTTCTGATTGCCAG TGGATTCTTCTGGCTGCTGTCACTTCTGTTGTCTTCAATATTATGGTATGCAGTTGTACCTCTTAGAGAAGAACTTGCTTTTGGCTTGGTTTTCTCTGTCGTTTTTCAAGAAGTCTTCAGGTTCCTTTTTTACAAACTCCTAAG GAAGGCAGATGATGGCTTGCAGAAAGTCAGTCAGGTCAGCGAAAGTGAAAATGTGATGCCTCGTGACATATCTAACAAGCATATAATGGCTTATG TATCTGGTCTTGGTTTTGGGATTTTGAGTGGTGCATTTTCAATTGTGAATGTCCTGGCTGACATGGCTGGTCCTGGTACAATTGGAATTTATCAACATTCACAGTATTTCTTTCTGGCATCAG CTTTCCTTACGATGTGCTTTATTCTGCTGCACACATTCTGGGGTGTGATTTTCTTCAATGGGCTGGACAAGGGAAGCTACTGGATGGTGGCATACGTGTTTGGTACCCACATGTTGGTTTCCTGCCTG tcattATTGAATCAAGGAACAACGTCGGAGACTTCATATCTTGCATCACTTATTCCAGCGTACATTGTCATGCTTATTACTGCTGTCATCAGTTTCTTTGTTGCGGGTGGATCTCTCTACAACATACGAGCAGCTTTTATTTGCCGCAAAGGCCGTTATGAGATTGATTGA
- the LOC112576598 gene encoding uncharacterized protein LOC112576598 encodes MIVSGFTQRFHDRDLSHTSVQDHEHCFSCVRQICRIQPDNIKSCQHIQCPRGCGHHYHACKEAEHSLLCLEERVACINQGNGCPVILVRKKMPQHIPVCPASVVTCNAEWNRLPLYTMEQGKDTIPTLPEAKTYVDCGQLDVAFALRDQRVLIDMRNAPKRTKFRSPFSLKPPFSQDGYHSTPSSSASVDGERTNDDYNRHIDPQTSSLGNSMYNHLVDASKEAAHCLTSALDIVSSHMAHGYVGHNEERSLLQQKTLASSVDVLPGEGSSISDGSRPVDEAYFGDTCLSQGTIVDVKNQGQHYQEGTASHNVSLDQKVQDNQQLHHLLCVNINVESITKYQPKPPNMYTFLCNQSFRRDQFVHHFRNVHCEIQAGLHGWIEQRCPLAYLGCPFSFRRFQPSPPGSSICHSWLLESFGLVSNCLRDQPLHQTPEHLISHLTSRKDLSSRVGQSQENLSIEEMAGSSSSTLKNFDPAFGHVDNCNLHDKIVSISNVERGHVGKPESSWSEPSLWNLHVNMETDKSDFITTKQHNALPAEKGKTPSTSSDTHNEACTQDYVQQELKCGDQLVPTTRQTSLPHCQHAILERNYPDRKIHVAGRSTYSHLPAVDSPPLPKRDDNVIQSGHTEIVKRPPPLDGNEKLLRPVIYTGYSWDSPIKVDYVPLTEAEDSGVRLGTGSISLNDLPSEILRHIARFLDSFSLFNLSLVSRLMRDICSSLLDELGIVTLVWEPYTVGQRVSWHVVGKRWTFSTSFHLVRSWQFSSHNPISQHLLKCPYNQDKVINSERFSLTPQTELPMDQQLKEGREQNRKQEKWKGSSSIWFTPVLFAGAEAEDEPQEVAEGSV; translated from the exons ATGATTGTATCTGGATTCACACAAAG GTTTCATGATCGTGACCTTTCCCATACCAGTGTTCAGGATCATGAACACTGTTTTTCGTGTGTGCGACAGATATGTCGCATTCAGCCTGATAATATTAAAAGCTGTCAGCACATTCAATGCCCTAGAGGATGTGGCCACCACTATCATGCCTGCAAGGAAGCAGAACACAGTCTTCTGTGCCTAGAGGAACGTGTGGCCTGCATTAATCAAGGCAATGGGTGCCCTGTGATTTTAGTGCGGAAAAAAATGCCCCAACATATCCCTGTGTGCCCTGCCAGTGTTGTCACCTGTAATGCTGAGTGGAATAG ACTTCCTTTATACACAATGGAGCAAGGTAAAGACACTATCCCAACTTTGCCAGAAGCTAAAACCTATGTTGATTGTGGTCAGCTGGATGTAGCCTTCGCTTTGCGTGACCAGAGAGTCCTTATTGACATGAGGAATGCACCAAAGCGTACTAAATTTCGCAGCCCCTTCAGCCTCAAACCTCCATTTTCTCAGGATGGTTACCATTCAACACCTTCTTCATCTGCAAGTGTAGATGGAGAAAGAACAAATGATGATTACAACAGACATATTGACCCCCAGACATCGAGTCTTGGGAACAGTATGTATAATCATCTTGTTGATGCATCTAAAGAAGCTGCACACTGTCTTACATCAGCACTGGATATTGTTTCCAGCCACATGGCTCATGGATATGTGGGCCATAACGAGGAACGATCATTATTACAACAGAAGACCTTGGCATCCAGTGTGGATGTTCTTCCAGGGGAAGGTTCTTCTATTAGTGATGGCTCCAGACCTGTAGATGAAGCATATTTTGGTGATACTTGCTTGTCTCAAGGTACTATCGTCGATGTTAAGAATCAGGGACAGCATTATCAAGAGGGCACAGCTTCACACAATGTCAGCTTAGATCAGAAAGTCCAGGACAACCAACAGCTACATCATTTGCTCTGTGTCAACATCAATGTGGAGAGCATCACGAAGTACCAACCCAAACCACCAAATATGTACACTTTTTTATGCAACCAGTCTTTTCGTCGTGACCAATTTGTGCATCACTTTCGTAATGTGCACTGTGAGATTCAAGCAGGCTTGCATGGCTGGATAGAACAACGCTGCCCTCTAGCATATCTTGGCTGCCCATTTTCTTTCCGCCGGTTCCAGCCATCTCCACCAGGTTCAAGCATCTGCCACAGCTGGCTTTTGGAGAGCTTTGGACTTGTCTCTAACTGTCTTAGAGATCAACCACTTCATCAGACTCCAGAACATTTAATTTCTCATTTGACTAGCAGGAAAGATCTAAGCAGCAGAGTAGGACAAAGTCAGGAAAACTTAAGCATAGAAGAAATGGCTGGATCAAGCAGtagcactttaaaaaattttgaccCAGCATTTGGTCATGTGGATAATTGCAACTTGCATGACAAAATTGTAAGTATTAGCAATGTGGAGCGTGGCCATGTGGGTAAGCCAGAAAGTTCTTGGAGTGAACCAAGTCTATGGAATTTACATGTCAACATGGAGACAGATAAATCAGATTTTATTACCACCAAACAACACAATGCCTTGcctgcagaaaaaggaaaaacaccGTCTACATCATCAGATACTCATAATGAAGCATGTACTCAGGATTATGTGCAACAAGAGTTGAAGTGTGGTGATCAACTGGTGCCAACCACTAGGCAAACCTCTCTTCCTCACTGTCAGCATGCCATTTTGGAGAGAAATTACCCAGACAGGAAAATACATGTTGCAGGAAGGTCTACCTATAGTCATCTTCCAGCAGTAgattctcctcctcttccaaAAAGGGATGATAATGTGATACAAAGTGGCCATACAGAGATTGTCAAAAGACCACCACCGCTTGATGGAAATGAAAAACTGCTTCGGCCTGTGATATACACTGGATATAGCTGGGATTCTCCTATCAAGGTCGACTATGTCCCTCTTACTGAAGCTGAAGACAGTGGTGTGAGGTTAGGAACTGGCTCTATATCCTTGAATGACCTGCCATCAGAGATTTTGCGCCACATTGCTCGGTTTTTGGACAGCTTTTCGCTCTTTAACCTGTCTCTTGTTTCACGACTCATGCGAGATATCTGCAGTAGTCTTCTGGATGAGCTTGGCATTGTGACTTTGGTATGGGAGCCATATACAGTGGGGCAGAGAGTTTCTTGGCATGTGGTGGGAAAA cgTTGGACATTCAGTACAAGCTTCCATCTAGTTAGGAGTTGGCAATTTAGCAGTCATAATCCCATCAGTCAGCATCTGCTAAAATGCCCTTACAACCAAGACAAGGTGATCAACTCTGAACGCTTTTCCTTAACACCACAGACAGAATTGCCTATGGATCAGCAACTAAA GGAAGGAAGAGAACAGAATCGCAAGCAAGAAAAGTGGAAAGGTTCCTCCTCTATCTGGTTCACTCCAGTGTTATTTGCTGGGGCAGAGGCTGAGGATGAACCACAAGAAGTGGCTGAAGGAAGTGTCTGA
- the LOC112576599 gene encoding LOW QUALITY PROTEIN: cysteine-rich venom protein ophanin-like (The sequence of the model RefSeq protein was modified relative to this genomic sequence to represent the inferred CDS: deleted 2 bases in 1 codon) has translation MWIVVGRQKALLLSCLVLVVVDADRSSREQHRTKRSEESCAVKYQVMENHTACLPRSKNNPGVSEADKKIIVDMHNEKRSSVNPEATNMLRMSWDDEVAMIAQKWADNCDTNHEKNNLQRVVPGRFSVGQNIATGAQNWSHAINMWHEEVKDFEYGNKENMQFFLKIGHYTQMVWAETNKIGCGFSVCNGQNFHVCNYAPSGNLQGSVHVPYKSGPSCSECQQGNCSDKLCDCGFTCLNDGTINTTDCTCKCLNDFFLEPVCRLKCKEQEQEYCRPGIGYSSSSCEIVLNNCPVRCRLCPYAEDGYSGSEADTAKSTARSTSPACSCWSLLLLKVLVVIFCKNFT, from the exons ATGTGGATTGTGGTGGGTCGTCAGAAGGCGCTTCTTCTGTCATGTCTCG TTTTGGTCGTGGTAGACGCTGACCGCAGCAGTAGAGAACAGCACCGCACCAAGAGATCT GAGGAGTCATGTGCTGTAAAATATCAGGTCATGGAAAATCATACGGCATGTCTCCCGAGATCGAAGAATAACCCAG GCGTCAGCGAGGCcgacaaaaaaattatagtgGACATGCATAATGAGAAACGATCATCGGTCAATCCTGAAGCCACCAACATGCTTCGAATG AGCTGGGATGACGAAGTGGCCATGATTGCGCAGAAATGGGCGGACAACTGTGATACGAACCATGAGAAGAACAATCTTCAGCGAGTTGTACCAG GTCGTTTCAGTGTCGGACAAAATATTGCCACGGGTGCTCAGAACTGGTCGCATGCTATCAATATGTGGCATGAGGAGGTTAAGGATTTCGAgtatggaaataaagaaaatatg cAGTTTTTCCTCAAAATCGGCCACTACACGCAG ATGGTGTGGGCAGAGACAAACAAGATTGGTTGTGGATTTAGTGTGTGCAACGGACAGAATTTCCATGTGTGCAACTATGCCCCATC GGGTAATTTGCAAGGCTCTGTCCACGTGCCCTACAAGAGCGGTCCCAGTTGCAGTGAGTGTCAGCAAGGCAATTGCAGTGACAAGCTATGTG attGTGGATTTACATGCCTTAATGATGGCACCATCAATACTACCGACTGCACCTGCAAGTGTCTTAATGACTTCTTCCTGGAGCCTGTTTGCCGAT TGAAGTGCAAGGAGCAAGAACAAGAATACTGCAGGCCTGGAATTGGCTATTCTTCAAGTTCGTGCGAAATCGTTTTGAATAATTGCCCAGTTCGATGTCGTCTTTGCCCTT ATGCTGAAGATGGTTACTCAG GTTCAGAAGCCGATACTGCCAAATCAACTGCAAGATCAACATCCCCAGCATGCTCTTGCTGGTCGCTGTTATTACTGAAAGTATTGGTTGTAATTTTTTGCAAGAACTTCACTTAG
- the LOC112576602 gene encoding BET1 homolog — translation MRRSNMTNSGYGPENHGQMSYQPTAAMLEEENTQLENALSGKVKVLKSLTIDMGNEVRHQNKMLKGMDEDFDKSGNFLEATMGRLKRLTQAGHYKLWIYLLLFTFFVFFVCWLIVRF, via the exons ATGAGGCGATCAAATATGA CAAATAGTGGCTATGGACCAGAGAACCATGGTCAAATGTCCTATCAACCAACAGCAGCAATGCTTGAAGAGGAAAATACACAACTGGAAAATGCCTTGTCCGGCAAGGTTAAAGTCCTGAAATCA TTGACAATTGACATGGGTAATGAAGTAAGACACCAGAATAAGATGCTTAAAGGAATG GATGAAGATTTTGACAAGTCTGGTAACTTCCTGGAAGCTACCATGGGGCGATTGAAACGACTCACACAAGCTGGTCACTATAAATTATGGATATAccttcttttgtttactttttttgtcttttttgtctgttgGCTTATAGTGCGTTTTTAA